The genome window CAGGGTCGTTGTGGGCGGCACGCTCAGGTCGCACAAGGGTATAAATCTCCCTGGGATCGATCTTGGCGTAAGGGCTGTCACTGAATATGATCTTAAGTGTCTCGCCTTTGCAGCGGATGAGGGGATTGATGCGGTCAGCATCTCTTTTGTACGGGACGAAACGGACATAAAATACCTTAGAGATGCGGCATCGACTATTGGCTATGACCCGTTTGTAATAGCAAAGATAGAGCGGAGAGAGGCCCTTGAACATATTGACGCCATCCTTGAGGCTGCGGATGGTATCATGGTGGCAAGGGGTGATCTCGGGGTCGAGATCCCCATAGAAGAGGTCGCTGCTGTGCAGAAGCGTATTATCCGCAAGGCCAGACTTTTCTGCAGACCTGTTATAACCGCCACGCAAATGCTCGAGTCCATGGTGGAAAATAGTCGCCCGACCAGGGCTGAGGTGACCGATGTGGCGAACGCCATCCTTGACGGTACTGATTGTGTGATGTTGTCCGAGGAATCCGCCATGGGGCGGTATCCTGTTGAGGCTGTGTCCATGATGTCAAGGATCGCTGAGGTGACGGAAAACGAGCCAGATTTTTATAATATGGCATTATCTATATCCGTTAGTCAGGTCCCAGGAAAAGAGACAACATCCGTAGAAGATATCATAGCCGAGGGCGTCTGCGGAGCTGTCAGGAGTTTGAGGCCGATTGCAGTCGTCACGCCGACTGCCAGCGGGGCCACTGCACGGAGAGTCGCGCGTCTCAGACCCAGTGTATGGATTGCAGCCCTCAGTTTTGACGAGAAGACGTGCCGGCGGCTCGTATTTTCATGCGGCGTTTATCCTGTCCATGTGTCCGAGGATGTATCAAGCTGGGGGGCCTATTGTCGCAAATGGTTTTTGCAGATGGGCGTTACAAAAGGTCTTGTTGTTCTTACGCAAGGGCCATCAATCTGGCATCCAGGCGGCACAAATCGCATGGAGATCATGGATCTCGAGCGGACCTAGCAGATTTGTAAGTGCCTATAGAGTTTTCATTTGGTGTCTATTTTTTTTGAGGCATGGCATGGAGTTTCACAGCCCCTTTTTGAACGAGCTCAAGATATGATTCCCTTATTTTTTCGAGCTGAGACATCAGCTTAATGAACTGTTGATATATATTGAAATATTCCGATTCCTCTTGGGCGAATCGCACTTGGACAAATTGCATGCCGATGCCTGTTTTCTCACCGTTTTTGTGCTGTATGTAACCCTTGAGGGGTATTGGGCCGATCACAGGCAATTCTATTAGCATATCCATGACCTCTCCCTCGTCGATGGGCACCTCGGTTTCTACAAAACATCCATAAAGGGAAATATTCGAGGTATGACCTAAGATGTCTTGCGACGGAAAATATACGCGCAAGTGTAACGGATGACGCTGGGTTTTACGGCGTTCGTTCATATGGTCTCCTTAGTATCGCATTGCCGACCAGAAGGTATTTTTTTAGTGGTCTTTATGTATTCGCTAGACATGTTACTTAATGGTTGATCTGATTTTGCCCCTTTTAATTGTAGCCGGTCTTGGATATGCCGAGACGGATTTCTTTTTAAAAGAATGTCCATTATTATACATTTTTTCAAGCCTTGCCCTTGCAAAAAAATCCTTGGGTGGCAAAAAGGCCGCGATGACCCTTGCAAGTTCAACGCTGATCACGTCGCCAGGTCTTTTTTCACCTGCCCATTCGCCGTCAAGTTGTATCTGTACGGGGGTCTTTACTGCGATATTTATAAGCTTGGCCGTGATCGGCCTTATTTGGGCTGATAGGGGAGCAAATCTGCCCTTCGCCAGAAATTTTATATATTCGCACATATCATCAAGTTTATATATATTAAGGATACCGTCGGAGCGGTCTGCGCCTTTGGAAAGCCTTCCTCCGCCAGCATAATATTCTATATTGGAGAGGATAAAACTGAAATTTCCTTTTAATGTAAAAGAGTCCTTTTTCCCGGTATGATCGGTTAATGAGATATCTAGTTCAGGGATAGACCCTTTTACCGTATTTCTTATTATGCTTTTGATCCCTGCAAGGAGATAAAATAGCTTATTTTGTCTGATGCTTGGTGCGGCACTGTTCTTGAAATATCTGCGCATTTTGTAGAAGGAGCGCACTATGGAGGCGTCAAGGCCGATGCCCATGTAACCAAGGAAGGTATCGCCATGCCCCAATGACCATACGTCGATCGGTTCAACTCTGCCGTTTGCAAGGGCCGTAAAAAAGAGCGGTAGTCCGCCTGTATCCCATACGTCCCACCAGCCAAGGCTTCTTGCGATATCATTTCCTGTACCTAGCGGTAGGATTGCAAAAGGCGGAGGATTGACTAATTTAGATAATATCCTGGTTACTGTGGAGACCGTCCCGTCTCCACCTGCGATGACAATAAGTTTTTTGCTGCCGGTAAGGGAAAGCACTTGGTTCTCGATGCGTTTGGGGTCTGTAAAGACCGTTTGGATGGAAAAACTCGGGCACTGGACCCCGCCTTCAATCTCATCGGCGATCCTGGCGCCTAGCCCTGATCCGGCGACCGGATTTATTAAAAATAAATAGTCCATAGTTTTTATATTATATGGACGGCTCAAGGAAAGAAAGTCTTTTATGGAACCCGAGATAAGAATACTGGTGGTTGATGATGAGCACGCTATCACGATACTCATTAGCAGGATATTACAACAGCCTGGCTATAGGGTTAAAACCGCCGAAAGCGGCAGGGAAGCGCTTGATGTAATGGAAGAATTTTCGCCGAATATAGTGATAACCGACCTAAAGATGCCGGATATGAATGGCATCGAACTCATGAGAAAGGTGAAAGAAAAGAGACCAGAGATAGATTTTATCCTTCTTACAGCGTTTGCAACGGTAGAAAACGCTGTTCAGGCTATGAAGGAAGGTGCGCAAGATTATCTTATAAAACCACTGAAAGATCCGGACGAGTTGAGGATAGCGGTCTCGAAGATACTGGAACGCCAGGCATTGCTTGCAGCGAATAGGCTTTGGCAAAATCAGCTCTCCGATGGGCTTCCGCCAGCGGATGTCCTTTTTGCTGGCATGGAACGGATTTGGGATGAAATAAAACAGGTGGCAAAGACTGGGGTGACTGTGCTTCTTTTGGGTGAAAGTGGCACGGGAAAGAGCCTTATAGCTAAGGCTATACATAGTCTCAGCGAGAGGAAAGGGCCTTTTGTGGAGTTAAATTGCGCTGCGATCCCAGAGACCCTTATCGAATCAGAACTTTTTGGTCATGAACGAGGTGCCTTTACTGGTGCAATAAAGACCAAACAAGGCAAATTTGAATTGGCGCAGGAAGGTACTATCTTCTTGGACGAGATAGGTGAGATGCCTATTGGTCTCCAATCTAAACTTTTAAGGGTCCTTCAGGAGAGGTCCTTTGAAAGGGTAGGGGGGGTTACCACCTTGACGACTACGGCTCGGGTTATAGCGGCTACAAACCAGGACCTTTTA of Dissulfurimicrobium hydrothermale contains these proteins:
- the pyk gene encoding pyruvate kinase, which encodes MIFPSHKTKIVCTIGPVSSGPDVLERMARAGMDVARLNLAHGDFDSHRMVVSNVRWAADAVGKKVAILADLPGPKMRVGRLKKEPLELDYGKRIVLFVGDVQEGADDNRIPVSFDGLSKAVRKGDKVYLNDGFIQLEVEGIDRGDVQCRVVVGGTLRSHKGINLPGIDLGVRAVTEYDLKCLAFAADEGIDAVSISFVRDETDIKYLRDAASTIGYDPFVIAKIERREALEHIDAILEAADGIMVARGDLGVEIPIEEVAAVQKRIIRKARLFCRPVITATQMLESMVENSRPTRAEVTDVANAILDGTDCVMLSEESAMGRYPVEAVSMMSRIAEVTENEPDFYNMALSISVSQVPGKETTSVEDIIAEGVCGAVRSLRPIAVVTPTASGATARRVARLRPSVWIAALSFDEKTCRRLVFSCGVYPVHVSEDVSSWGAYCRKWFLQMGVTKGLVVLTQGPSIWHPGGTNRMEIMDLERT
- a CDS encoding PilZ domain-containing protein, encoding MNERRKTQRHPLHLRVYFPSQDILGHTSNISLYGCFVETEVPIDEGEVMDMLIELPVIGPIPLKGYIQHKNGEKTGIGMQFVQVRFAQEESEYFNIYQQFIKLMSQLEKIRESYLELVQKGAVKLHAMPQKK
- a CDS encoding diacylglycerol/lipid kinase family protein, whose translation is MDYLFLINPVAGSGLGARIADEIEGGVQCPSFSIQTVFTDPKRIENQVLSLTGSKKLIVIAGGDGTVSTVTRILSKLVNPPPFAILPLGTGNDIARSLGWWDVWDTGGLPLFFTALANGRVEPIDVWSLGHGDTFLGYMGIGLDASIVRSFYKMRRYFKNSAAPSIRQNKLFYLLAGIKSIIRNTVKGSIPELDISLTDHTGKKDSFTLKGNFSFILSNIEYYAGGGRLSKGADRSDGILNIYKLDDMCEYIKFLAKGRFAPLSAQIRPITAKLINIAVKTPVQIQLDGEWAGEKRPGDVISVELARVIAAFLPPKDFFARARLEKMYNNGHSFKKKSVSAYPRPATIKRGKIRSTIK
- a CDS encoding sigma-54-dependent transcriptional regulator, encoding MEPEIRILVVDDEHAITILISRILQQPGYRVKTAESGREALDVMEEFSPNIVITDLKMPDMNGIELMRKVKEKRPEIDFILLTAFATVENAVQAMKEGAQDYLIKPLKDPDELRIAVSKILERQALLAANRLWQNQLSDGLPPADVLFAGMERIWDEIKQVAKTGVTVLLLGESGTGKSLIAKAIHSLSERKGPFVELNCAAIPETLIESELFGHERGAFTGAIKTKQGKFELAQEGTIFLDEIGEMPIGLQSKLLRVLQERSFERVGGVTTLTTTARVIAATNQDLLLNIKERRFREDLYYRLNVFPIALPPLRQRIRAMPTIAGYMIQTISAKVGVKPVKLTEESIKRLQSYSWPGNIRELHNVLERAIILNQGLELLLPAVLWPEPKPKIDKGDTSLQPGPRRLKSLEELEKDAIEEALKETGGHRRKAAEILGISLRTLQYKLKQYQIET